A part of Nocardioides sp. WS12 genomic DNA contains:
- the cobC gene encoding Rv2231c family pyridoxal phosphate-dependent protein CobC — protein sequence MDDPLRHHGDSEAREAALDFAVNVYPGPRPDWLDTALRASLDEVGVYPSAEKAQRAVAAHHRRPFDNVLVTAGAAEAFTLIARLRPWSRPVVVHPQFTEPHAALEQAGHRVRSVVLPPPFALNPELIPDDADLVIIGNPTNPTGALHPAEVIRSLLKPGRVVVVDEAFMDCDPDESESLAGLRVAGLVVIRSLTKHWGIPGIRAGYLVGDAMVVAGLALNQAPWSVGTTAAAAVLACTSPEAVTEGRRRAEEIRDWREHLEKGLADLGVHHLPSTASFVLAQVGDGVHARLRTAGIAVRRADTFPGLDDSWVRIAVRPEDVTDQLLTALAGL from the coding sequence GTGGATGACCCGCTGCGCCACCACGGCGACTCCGAGGCCCGCGAGGCCGCGCTCGACTTCGCGGTCAATGTGTATCCGGGGCCGCGCCCGGACTGGCTCGACACTGCCCTGCGGGCCTCGCTCGACGAGGTCGGCGTCTACCCCAGCGCCGAGAAGGCCCAGCGTGCCGTCGCCGCCCACCACCGGCGTCCGTTCGACAACGTCCTGGTGACGGCGGGCGCGGCCGAGGCGTTCACCCTCATCGCGCGGCTGCGGCCGTGGAGTCGACCCGTCGTCGTGCACCCGCAGTTCACCGAGCCGCACGCGGCACTGGAGCAGGCCGGCCACCGGGTCCGGTCCGTCGTCCTCCCCCCGCCTTTCGCGCTCAACCCCGAACTCATCCCCGACGACGCCGACCTCGTCATCATCGGCAACCCGACGAATCCCACGGGCGCCCTCCACCCCGCCGAGGTGATCCGCTCGCTGCTCAAGCCGGGCCGGGTCGTCGTGGTCGACGAGGCATTCATGGACTGCGACCCGGACGAGTCCGAGTCACTGGCCGGTCTCCGCGTCGCCGGGCTCGTCGTGATCCGCTCCCTCACCAAGCACTGGGGCATCCCCGGCATCCGCGCCGGCTACCTCGTCGGCGACGCGATGGTCGTCGCCGGCCTCGCCCTGAACCAGGCCCCCTGGTCCGTCGGTACGACGGCCGCAGCCGCCGTCCTCGCCTGCACCTCCCCCGAGGCCGTCACCGAGGGCCGCCGTCGGGCAGAAGAGATCCGCGACTGGCGCGAGCACCTCGAGAAGGGCCTCGCCGACCTCGGCGTCCACCACCTCCCGTCGACCGCATCCTTCGTCCTGGCGCAGGTCGGCGACGGCGTCCACGCACGCCTCCGCACCGCCGGGATCGCCGTACGACGGGCCGACACCTTCCCCGGTCTGGACGACTCCTGGGTCCGCATCGCCGTCCGCCCCGAAGACGTCACCGACCAACTCCTCACCGCTCTCGCCGGCCTCTGA
- a CDS encoding HNH endonuclease signature motif containing protein gives MDLGTDTRSDRALLSDLSNGVKVRQAALVKEWIDIATWARRNIVTSPEQAATIVDGVIDTGVPIAGAGAPLVSEFNLMELIALLGRSPDGGRGYVGRIIECAWRLPGIYAAVVEGKLEPWRAERIADLTRPLNAEAAAFVDRQLAAVGGVGWAQLERLVTEAVIRFDPERAEAERQAAADARRVDVGEVDANGQVESHSVLDAADAHDFDLALSRRAKIRGQLGDTDSFDVRRSKSVGDMARQDLSLDLLFADEETGEVVAESPGRKVELSVHITDTAVTSDDEDNPFANPVGRWDQGRTPISIAQIKEWLRARDTTIIVRPVIDLSDCVPVDSYEIPDRIRRRVELRDHTCRFPWCSRPAAKCDLDHVVPHNKGGPTCTCNLAPGCRRHHRAKTFSNWRYTVILPGHYLWISPKGHHFLVGPDGTRALDPPPRRPRRITPPPPHPAHQRGQWHARSWLQSRAVRDPARPFSEATRTSCGRAFTG, from the coding sequence ATGGATCTCGGAACCGACACCCGCTCTGACCGGGCCTTGTTGTCGGATCTCAGCAACGGCGTCAAGGTCCGCCAAGCTGCGCTGGTCAAGGAATGGATCGACATCGCGACCTGGGCCAGGCGCAACATCGTCACCAGCCCCGAGCAAGCCGCGACCATCGTCGACGGCGTCATCGACACCGGCGTCCCCATCGCCGGCGCCGGTGCACCGCTCGTGTCCGAGTTCAACCTGATGGAACTCATCGCCTTGCTCGGCCGCTCACCCGACGGTGGACGTGGGTACGTCGGGCGGATCATCGAGTGCGCCTGGCGCCTCCCCGGCATCTACGCGGCAGTGGTCGAAGGCAAGTTGGAGCCCTGGCGGGCCGAACGCATCGCCGACCTCACCCGGCCCCTCAACGCCGAAGCGGCTGCCTTCGTGGACCGCCAACTCGCTGCCGTCGGCGGCGTCGGCTGGGCTCAACTCGAACGCCTCGTCACCGAAGCGGTGATCCGGTTCGACCCCGAACGCGCCGAAGCCGAGCGCCAGGCCGCCGCCGATGCCCGCCGGGTCGACGTCGGTGAGGTCGACGCGAACGGGCAGGTCGAGTCCCACTCGGTTCTGGATGCCGCGGATGCTCATGACTTCGATCTCGCGTTGTCGCGTCGAGCCAAGATCCGCGGGCAGCTCGGCGACACCGACTCCTTCGACGTCCGCCGCTCCAAGTCCGTTGGCGACATGGCCCGCCAAGACCTGTCTCTGGACCTGCTGTTCGCCGACGAAGAGACCGGTGAAGTCGTGGCCGAGTCACCCGGCCGCAAGGTCGAGCTGAGCGTCCACATCACCGACACCGCCGTGACCTCTGACGATGAGGACAACCCGTTCGCGAACCCCGTCGGCCGCTGGGACCAAGGCCGCACCCCGATCTCCATCGCGCAGATCAAGGAATGGCTCCGCGCCCGCGACACCACGATCATCGTCCGCCCGGTGATCGACCTTTCTGATTGCGTCCCCGTCGATTCCTACGAGATCCCCGACCGCATCCGCAGACGGGTCGAGCTCCGGGATCACACATGCAGGTTCCCCTGGTGCAGCCGGCCAGCGGCGAAGTGCGATCTCGATCATGTGGTCCCGCACAACAAGGGCGGCCCGACCTGCACCTGCAACCTCGCCCCCGGATGCCGACGACATCACCGCGCCAAAACCTTCAGCAACTGGCGCTACACGGTGATCCTGCCCGGGCATTACCTGTGGATCAGCCCGAAAGGCCACCACTTCCTCGTCGGACCCGACGGCACCCGCGCACTCGACCCACCCCCTCGTCGACCCCGACGAATAACTCCCCCGCCCCCGCACCCCGCCCACCAGCGGGGCCAGTGGCATGCCCGCTCATGGCTCCAGAGTCGGGCGGTCCGGGATCCGGCGAGACCGTTCAGCGAGGCGACGCGGACATCGTGTGGTCGTGCATTCACTGGGTGA
- a CDS encoding DUF1990 domain-containing protein, with protein MSTELSYDAVGHTHVADDNWASTPAGYRRYEKSTHLGDGEQLWLEASTAVLRWSVKTRSGFAVLSEPGEELRVRESQDRTLVASLGPFELREPVTVVAVIDDANRCGFAYGTRDGHPVSGEEAFIVHRTPDGAVWLTLRSLTRPARGTWRLAFPAALVAQRWYRFRYARALRT; from the coding sequence ATGTCGACGGAACTCAGCTACGACGCCGTGGGGCACACCCACGTAGCCGACGACAACTGGGCTTCCACGCCAGCGGGCTACCGCCGCTACGAGAAGTCGACGCACCTCGGGGACGGCGAGCAGTTGTGGCTTGAGGCGTCGACGGCGGTGCTGCGGTGGTCGGTCAAGACACGCAGCGGCTTCGCGGTCCTGTCCGAGCCGGGTGAGGAGCTGCGCGTCCGGGAGAGCCAGGACCGCACACTGGTCGCGTCCCTCGGACCGTTCGAACTGCGGGAGCCCGTCACAGTGGTCGCGGTCATTGATGATGCGAACCGTTGTGGATTCGCGTACGGGACCCGCGACGGACATCCGGTCTCAGGCGAGGAGGCGTTCATCGTCCACCGCACACCGGACGGCGCTGTCTGGCTGACGCTGCGTTCCCTGACGCGTCCGGCGCGCGGGACCTGGCGCCTCGCCTTTCCAGCCGCGCTCGTCGCTCAGCGGTGGTACCGCTTCCGCTACGCGCGGGCTCTCCGCACCTGA
- a CDS encoding GPP34 family phosphoprotein: MGVAADLTLISIDPATGKSLLGSTESEPVTGGAALVDLVLAERCDVAGEGRKARVRLVGDAPLGDAALDRALSRIKPDRDHKPASLVPRIGKGTRALVFEQLVAEGALAPRRERVLGLVPVVRYDVVDSARRDALVARVMGVLLGDAEPDDTTGPLIGLLWAGNAIKRIAPRPERSAAVKRAKVIAKGEWAGTAGKAAVAATHAAVTAAVTAAVIASSVGAGGA, from the coding sequence ATGGGCGTTGCCGCTGATCTGACGTTGATCTCGATCGATCCCGCGACCGGCAAGAGCCTGCTCGGCTCCACCGAGTCGGAGCCGGTGACGGGCGGCGCCGCGTTGGTCGACCTGGTGCTCGCGGAGCGCTGTGACGTGGCGGGCGAGGGCAGGAAGGCTCGTGTCCGTTTGGTTGGCGACGCTCCGTTGGGCGACGCCGCGCTCGACCGTGCGTTGTCGCGGATCAAGCCCGACCGCGATCACAAACCAGCCTCGCTGGTGCCTCGGATCGGCAAGGGCACGCGCGCGCTGGTGTTCGAGCAGTTGGTGGCCGAAGGTGCTCTGGCGCCGCGCCGCGAGAGGGTGCTCGGTCTGGTGCCCGTCGTCCGGTACGACGTCGTCGACTCCGCCCGGCGCGATGCACTCGTTGCGAGGGTGATGGGTGTGCTCCTGGGCGACGCAGAACCGGACGACACCACCGGGCCGTTGATCGGACTGTTGTGGGCAGGCAACGCGATCAAGCGCATCGCCCCACGACCCGAGCGCTCCGCGGCAGTCAAGCGCGCCAAGGTCATTGCCAAGGGGGAGTGGGCCGGTACGGCGGGCAAGGCCGCCGTCGCTGCCACACACGCCGCCGTCACTGCGGCTGTCACCGCTGCCGTGATTGCGTCGTCGGTGGGTGCGGGCGGGGCGTAG
- a CDS encoding CbtB-domain containing protein produces the protein MSQITATPTAGAVAVPVVPLLKLGTWVVFFGLLAMLAIFFVSSDQGAVSLFAGNGVHEWVHDARHLLGYPCH, from the coding sequence ATGTCTCAGATCACCGCCACCCCCACCGCAGGCGCCGTTGCCGTCCCGGTGGTCCCGCTGCTGAAGCTCGGGACGTGGGTTGTCTTCTTCGGCCTGCTCGCGATGCTCGCGATCTTCTTCGTCAGCAGCGACCAGGGCGCTGTCTCGCTCTTCGCCGGCAACGGCGTGCACGAGTGGGTTCACGACGCCCGCCACCTCCTCGGCTACCCCTGCCACTGA
- a CDS encoding CbtA family protein, protein MSTASKDKSVLSPGAFLIRGLAAGLVAGLLAFIVAFAFGEPYVDDAIALEEAAAAQAPAEEHPADHADEDEAGIVEISRDNQKSWGLLTGTLVVGTALGGLVSLAVAAVVGRLGNLSARGSTALVALIGFVAIALVPFTKYPATPPAVGSGETIGGRTASYFALQLVSVLAAIAMVVLANKLRGRFEAWTAATIAALSYVVIVAVTAFLLPTVNELGDFPADTLWYFRRSSLLVLATMWATIGVLLVALVGRLHDRAVAEANRRELAASI, encoded by the coding sequence GTGAGCACCGCCTCTAAGGACAAGTCTGTCCTCAGCCCGGGCGCCTTCCTGATCCGCGGCCTTGCCGCGGGTCTCGTGGCCGGCCTGCTTGCCTTCATCGTGGCGTTCGCCTTCGGTGAGCCGTACGTCGACGACGCGATCGCCCTCGAAGAGGCCGCTGCCGCACAGGCGCCCGCCGAGGAGCACCCGGCCGACCACGCCGACGAAGACGAAGCCGGCATCGTCGAGATCTCGCGCGACAACCAGAAGAGCTGGGGCCTGCTGACCGGAACGCTCGTCGTCGGCACCGCCCTCGGCGGACTGGTCTCGCTCGCGGTCGCAGCCGTCGTCGGTCGCCTCGGCAACCTGTCGGCCCGCGGTTCCACTGCACTGGTCGCGCTGATCGGATTCGTAGCAATCGCGCTCGTGCCGTTCACCAAGTACCCCGCCACGCCTCCTGCTGTCGGCAGTGGCGAGACGATCGGCGGCCGTACGGCGTCGTACTTCGCCCTGCAGTTGGTGTCGGTCCTGGCCGCCATCGCGATGGTCGTCCTGGCCAACAAGCTGCGCGGCCGGTTCGAGGCCTGGACCGCCGCCACGATCGCGGCACTCAGCTACGTCGTCATCGTTGCGGTGACCGCGTTCCTGCTCCCGACGGTCAACGAGCTCGGCGACTTCCCGGCGGACACGCTCTGGTACTTCCGCCGCTCCTCGCTGCTCGTCCTCGCCACGATGTGGGCAACGATCGGCGTACTGCTGGTGGCGCTCGTCGGACGCCTCCACGACCGCGCGGTCGCCGAGGCCAACCGGCGCGAGCTCGCCGCCAGCATCTGA
- a CDS encoding cobalamin biosynthesis protein: MFSTAIGLVLGFAADRLLADPRRGHPVAGFGQVAAALEKRVWRDDRPTGVGYVAVLVGGTVAIGVVADRATRAHPLPHTLLTAAATWAVLGGTSLDREAAAVSGLLADDRLPEARVQLTHLVGRDTSQLEEPEIVRATLESLAENTSDAVVAPLVWGAVAGVPGLIGYRAANTLDAMVGHRSPRYERFGWAAARFDDLLNLPGSRLTAFLAVALGDDHAGAWRAWQRDAAGHPSPNAGPVEAAFAGALGIHLGGTNDYAGRIEHRAVMGDGPAPRRADLDNARRLARRIGWAAAATAAGVALAVRSRN, encoded by the coding sequence ATGTTCAGCACCGCCATCGGGCTGGTGCTCGGCTTCGCCGCGGATCGCCTCCTGGCCGACCCGCGGCGTGGCCATCCGGTCGCCGGTTTCGGCCAGGTGGCCGCAGCACTGGAGAAGCGCGTCTGGCGCGATGACCGCCCCACCGGTGTCGGGTACGTCGCCGTGCTGGTCGGCGGCACAGTGGCGATCGGTGTCGTGGCTGATCGCGCCACCCGCGCCCACCCGCTCCCCCACACGCTGCTGACCGCAGCGGCCACCTGGGCCGTCCTCGGCGGCACCTCGCTCGACCGGGAGGCAGCCGCCGTCAGCGGACTGCTCGCCGACGACCGGCTGCCCGAGGCGCGGGTCCAGCTCACGCATCTCGTCGGCCGCGACACCTCGCAACTGGAGGAGCCGGAGATCGTCCGCGCGACTCTCGAGTCGCTCGCGGAGAACACCTCCGACGCCGTGGTCGCTCCGCTCGTGTGGGGCGCTGTCGCCGGCGTCCCGGGCTTGATCGGCTACCGGGCCGCCAACACGCTCGACGCCATGGTCGGCCACCGGAGTCCGCGCTACGAGCGGTTCGGCTGGGCCGCGGCGCGGTTCGATGATCTGCTCAACCTGCCCGGCTCGCGGCTCACCGCCTTCCTGGCCGTGGCGCTCGGCGACGACCACGCCGGCGCATGGCGGGCCTGGCAGCGCGACGCCGCGGGCCACCCCAGCCCCAACGCCGGTCCCGTCGAGGCAGCCTTCGCCGGCGCCCTCGGCATCCACCTCGGCGGCACCAATGACTACGCCGGGCGTATCGAGCACCGGGCGGTGATGGGCGATGGCCCCGCGCCCCGAAGGGCCGACCTCGACAACGCCCGCAGGCTCGCGCGGCGCATCGGATGGGCGGCGGCAGCGACCGCTGCCGGCGTGGCCCTGGCCGTGCGCTCGCGAAACTGA
- a CDS encoding HYR domain-containing protein, with product MRLQPSSAIARAVPAGAIALAFAAASTVAALGDPGVSPQHYTDALAPGASVTITKTVETPPIPPNPDIVFLADTTTSMTASIGNVQANANSIVSQILAAQPTAQFAVADYKDTADASGHFLLRQQLTGNAADVTDGIGEWTPLSGGGSDAAEDWIGALADIPTAVDFRDNGSPIVVMFGDSTSHDPSAGATLASATADLQAAGIRVIAISVPGTDGYLWDGLNTTGQASYVTSQTGGTLTNANPDEVSDVILSQLQNLPAEVTHEVSCDPGVTATLTPASQTVTSGASTTFEETITLASDAPQGETVSCTVSFKVNGSVPGPEFVQTVDIDVLDVTPPVVTVESKVVEATSPDGAVVDYDASAVDNVDGPLTPTCVPPSGSQFALGTTPVDCEATDAAGNTGYGSGTIEVVDTTPPTVTCAESTNPGLHVPFAGQTRPNPQGQNQDGFYRLDATDIVDTDPDVYLRDSGSGHVWGPFASGQKIKYTEANSGPKEKAMPGDILHLTGTGDAELYAVDFSGNTAAPVDCLVPAPPQ from the coding sequence ATGCGTCTCCAACCCTCCAGTGCAATTGCCCGAGCCGTCCCGGCCGGCGCGATTGCCCTCGCCTTCGCTGCGGCCTCCACGGTCGCCGCACTCGGCGACCCGGGCGTGAGCCCCCAGCACTACACCGATGCACTCGCCCCCGGCGCCTCGGTCACCATCACCAAGACGGTGGAGACACCGCCCATCCCGCCGAACCCCGACATCGTCTTCCTGGCGGACACCACCACCAGCATGACCGCGAGCATCGGGAACGTGCAGGCCAATGCCAACAGCATCGTCAGCCAGATCCTGGCGGCGCAGCCGACGGCCCAGTTCGCGGTCGCCGACTACAAGGACACCGCCGACGCCAGTGGTCACTTCCTGCTCCGGCAGCAGTTGACCGGCAACGCCGCCGACGTCACCGACGGCATCGGCGAATGGACCCCGCTCTCCGGTGGCGGCAGCGACGCGGCTGAGGACTGGATCGGCGCGCTGGCGGACATCCCGACCGCGGTCGACTTCCGTGACAACGGCAGCCCGATCGTCGTGATGTTCGGTGACTCGACCAGCCACGACCCGTCGGCCGGCGCCACGCTGGCCTCCGCGACCGCAGACCTGCAGGCGGCGGGCATCCGGGTCATCGCGATCTCGGTCCCCGGCACCGACGGCTACCTGTGGGACGGCCTCAACACGACCGGCCAGGCCTCGTACGTCACCTCACAGACGGGCGGCACGCTCACCAACGCCAACCCCGACGAGGTTTCGGACGTGATCCTCAGCCAGCTGCAGAACCTGCCGGCCGAGGTCACCCACGAGGTCTCCTGTGACCCGGGCGTGACGGCCACGTTGACGCCTGCTTCGCAGACCGTCACCAGCGGGGCCTCGACCACCTTCGAGGAGACCATCACCCTCGCCAGCGACGCGCCCCAGGGCGAGACCGTGTCCTGCACGGTGTCGTTCAAGGTCAACGGCTCGGTCCCCGGCCCGGAGTTCGTGCAGACCGTCGACATCGACGTCCTGGACGTGACCCCGCCGGTCGTCACCGTCGAGAGCAAGGTCGTCGAGGCGACCAGCCCTGACGGCGCCGTCGTCGACTACGACGCCAGCGCGGTGGACAACGTCGACGGACCGCTCACGCCCACCTGCGTTCCGCCCTCGGGCTCGCAGTTCGCGCTCGGGACGACCCCCGTCGACTGCGAGGCCACCGACGCTGCCGGCAACACCGGCTACGGCTCCGGCACGATCGAGGTGGTCGACACGACCCCGCCGACCGTCACCTGCGCCGAGTCGACCAACCCGGGCCTCCACGTGCCGTTCGCGGGTCAGACCCGGCCGAACCCGCAGGGCCAGAACCAGGACGGCTTCTACCGGCTCGACGCGACCGACATCGTCGACACCGACCCGGACGTGTACCTGCGCGACAGCGGCAGTGGCCACGTGTGGGGTCCGTTCGCCAGCGGCCAGAAGATCAAGTACACCGAGGCGAACTCGGGCCCCAAGGAGAAGGCAATGCCCGGCGACATCCTGCACCTGACCGGTACCGGTGACGCCGAGCTGTACGCCGTGGACTTCTCGGGCAACACCGCCGCACCGGTGGACTGCCTGGTCCCCGCGCCGCCGCAGTAA
- a CDS encoding helix-turn-helix domain-containing protein: protein MAVSKVSESIFEQFPGGVFPAACSSRVLLDHVTSKWGVLVLVSLTDGPQRWSELRRRAQGISEKMLAQTLKTLEADGLVDRDQKPVMPPRVDYSLTPLGEELAAVLVPLLRWVGRNSEEIIGATGPALPA from the coding sequence GTGGCAGTAAGTAAGGTGTCCGAGTCGATCTTTGAGCAGTTCCCCGGTGGGGTGTTTCCCGCGGCCTGTTCAAGCCGGGTGCTGCTCGACCACGTCACCAGCAAGTGGGGTGTGCTGGTCCTGGTCTCGCTGACCGACGGGCCGCAGCGTTGGAGCGAGCTGCGCCGTCGCGCCCAGGGCATCAGCGAGAAGATGCTGGCCCAGACCCTCAAGACGCTCGAGGCCGACGGACTGGTCGATCGCGACCAGAAGCCGGTGATGCCGCCGCGCGTCGACTACAGCCTCACGCCGTTGGGCGAGGAACTGGCCGCCGTGCTGGTACCGCTGCTGCGCTGGGTCGGCCGGAACTCCGAGGAGATCATCGGAGCAACGGGACCGGCCCTGCCGGCCTGA
- a CDS encoding SDR family oxidoreductase, with amino-acid sequence MSSKSLVVTGATGQLGRLVVESLLEKGVSPERIVATARDTSRLSDLADRGVQVRHADYTDPTSLKEAFAGADRVLLISGSEVGQRVPQHQNVIDAAQEAGIELLAYTSVANADTSGLALATEHIATEQAIVTSGLPHSLLRNSWYTENYTGQLPTYLEHGAVLGAAGEGRVSAATRADFAEAAAVALLAEEPKRVYELGGAAFTMAELAATVTEVTGQEVSYNDLPVPALTEVLVGAGLPEPYAAILADADQGLARGELYVETTDLEALLGRPATSLTDAVRSAAASTSVTG; translated from the coding sequence ATGTCCAGCAAGTCCCTCGTCGTCACCGGAGCCACCGGCCAGCTCGGCCGCCTCGTCGTCGAATCCCTCCTCGAGAAGGGCGTCTCCCCCGAACGGATCGTCGCCACGGCCCGCGACACTTCCCGGCTCAGCGACCTCGCCGACCGCGGCGTCCAGGTCCGCCACGCCGACTACACCGACCCGACCTCCCTCAAGGAAGCCTTCGCCGGCGCCGACCGCGTCCTGCTCATCTCCGGCAGCGAGGTCGGACAGCGGGTTCCCCAGCACCAGAACGTCATCGACGCAGCCCAGGAGGCCGGCATCGAACTGCTGGCCTACACGAGCGTCGCCAACGCCGACACGTCCGGCCTGGCGCTCGCCACCGAGCACATCGCCACCGAACAGGCGATCGTCACCTCCGGTCTCCCCCACAGCCTGCTGCGCAACAGCTGGTACACCGAGAACTACACCGGCCAGCTCCCGACGTACCTCGAGCACGGCGCCGTTCTCGGTGCCGCAGGCGAAGGGCGCGTCAGCGCAGCCACCCGGGCCGACTTCGCGGAGGCCGCAGCGGTCGCACTCCTGGCCGAGGAGCCGAAGCGGGTCTACGAACTGGGGGGCGCCGCCTTCACGATGGCCGAGCTCGCCGCGACCGTCACCGAGGTGACCGGCCAGGAGGTCAGCTACAACGACCTGCCGGTCCCGGCTCTCACCGAGGTCCTCGTCGGTGCCGGTCTCCCCGAGCCGTACGCCGCGATCCTCGCCGACGCCGACCAGGGACTTGCGCGCGGAGAGCTCTACGTCGAGACGACCGACCTGGAGGCTCTGCTCGGCCGCCCGGCGACGTCGCTCACCGACGCCGTGCGATCCGCTGCGGCCTCCACCAGCGTCACTGGATGA
- a CDS encoding neutral/alkaline ceramidase, whose translation MRPLRRLIAGLVILVVASVFAPVVSGPVVDPARAGAAVQSASGTPYLVGRGIADVTGQSANNGMMGYGDITQISSGLHMRQRSRAFIVVDRGTGRRVVHVVADIGMVFQSVRDAVLARLRDRYGATYGETNVMLTATHTHAGPGGFSHHQLYNLTTAGYHAKTFDAIVAGIVSSIARAHADLAPSALSLRSTRLTNSSVNRARSAFNRNPAADRAVFPDAIDSQSTTMQVRRNGGLVGAINWFPVHATSMSTHNTLISPDNKGYAEYHWEREVRGVDYLRHTDPAFIASFAQTNAGDMSPNLNLHPTDGPTTNEFSNTRILGTRQFAAARSTTDTSGTVVAGGVDSRIIYVDMSDVTVSGKYTPDGQQHRTCSAGLGVGFTGGSTEDGGGGLPLFEENDGLLNPVADLLMSAVYTVSPAFKACQAPKRIPLPVGDLDLVQQKLPVQLMRIGQLYLIGIPGEVTIVSGLRLRRTVAAIVGAPIKNVLVQGYANAYAHYVTTPEEYTADQYEGSSTLFGRWELPAFMQVAAGLATAMRDRRPVALGAKERDRSREQIRSPLTLPAPDVLPLGRRFGQVTLAPERTYRRGKLVMVGFAGANPNNNLRLGGSYLAVERRNGDRWIRVADDGDFSTRFVWKGFPLGNGQATIAWRTDARTPPGTYRIRYFGDARGLGGAVTPFTGTSPGFVIQ comes from the coding sequence ATGCGCCCCCTTCGTCGCCTGATCGCGGGCCTGGTCATCCTGGTCGTCGCGAGTGTGTTCGCCCCGGTCGTGAGCGGCCCGGTGGTCGACCCGGCCCGCGCCGGAGCCGCGGTCCAGTCTGCGTCGGGAACGCCGTACCTCGTGGGACGCGGCATTGCCGATGTCACGGGACAGTCGGCCAACAACGGGATGATGGGGTACGGCGACATCACCCAGATCTCCAGCGGATTGCACATGCGCCAGCGTTCCCGGGCGTTCATCGTCGTCGACCGGGGTACGGGCCGTCGGGTCGTGCACGTGGTCGCCGACATCGGAATGGTCTTCCAGAGCGTGCGCGACGCCGTTCTGGCGCGGCTGCGGGACCGGTACGGAGCGACGTACGGCGAGACGAATGTGATGCTGACGGCCACCCACACCCATGCGGGGCCGGGCGGCTTCTCGCACCACCAGCTCTACAACCTGACGACTGCCGGCTACCACGCCAAGACGTTCGACGCGATCGTCGCAGGCATCGTTTCGTCGATTGCCCGCGCTCACGCGGACCTGGCGCCCTCAGCGCTCAGCCTGCGGTCCACACGGCTGACGAACTCGAGCGTCAACCGGGCGCGCAGCGCCTTCAACCGCAACCCGGCCGCCGACCGGGCTGTCTTCCCCGATGCGATCGACTCGCAGAGCACCACGATGCAGGTGCGCCGCAACGGCGGGCTCGTCGGCGCCATCAACTGGTTCCCCGTCCACGCGACCAGCATGTCCACGCACAACACCCTGATCAGCCCCGACAACAAGGGATACGCGGAGTACCACTGGGAGCGCGAGGTGCGCGGCGTCGACTACCTCCGCCACACCGACCCGGCGTTCATTGCCTCGTTCGCGCAGACCAACGCTGGCGACATGTCGCCGAACCTCAACCTGCACCCCACCGACGGCCCCACGACCAACGAGTTCAGCAACACCCGCATCCTCGGCACGCGTCAGTTCGCCGCTGCCCGGAGCACGACGGACACCAGCGGCACGGTGGTCGCGGGCGGTGTCGATTCACGGATCATCTACGTCGACATGTCCGATGTGACCGTCAGCGGGAAGTACACCCCTGACGGCCAGCAGCACCGGACCTGCTCGGCCGGTCTCGGCGTCGGCTTCACGGGCGGCAGCACCGAGGACGGCGGCGGCGGGCTGCCGCTGTTCGAGGAGAACGACGGCCTCCTCAACCCCGTCGCCGACCTGCTCATGTCCGCGGTCTACACGGTGAGCCCGGCGTTCAAGGCCTGCCAGGCACCCAAGCGCATCCCGCTCCCGGTCGGCGACCTCGACCTGGTCCAGCAGAAGCTCCCGGTCCAGTTGATGCGGATCGGCCAGCTGTACCTGATCGGCATCCCGGGCGAGGTGACCATCGTGAGTGGTCTGCGCCTGCGCCGTACCGTGGCCGCCATCGTGGGTGCCCCGATCAAGAACGTGCTCGTTCAGGGGTACGCCAACGCCTACGCGCACTACGTGACGACGCCCGAGGAGTACACGGCCGACCAGTACGAGGGGTCGAGCACCCTGTTCGGCCGTTGGGAACTCCCGGCGTTCATGCAGGTCGCCGCAGGTCTGGCAACGGCGATGCGGGACCGCCGTCCGGTCGCCCTCGGAGCCAAGGAACGGGACCGCAGCCGTGAGCAGATTCGCAGCCCCTTGACCCTGCCGGCCCCCGACGTCCTCCCGCTCGGGCGACGGTTCGGACAGGTGACGCTCGCGCCCGAGCGGACGTACCGGCGAGGGAAGCTGGTCATGGTCGGTTTCGCCGGAGCGAACCCCAACAACAACCTTCGCCTGGGCGGCAGCTACCTGGCCGTCGAGCGCAGGAACGGTGATCGCTGGATCCGGGTGGCCGACGACGGCGACTTCTCGACCCGCTTCGTGTGGAAGGGCTTCCCGCTCGGCAACGGTCAGGCAACGATCGCCTGGCGCACCGATGCGAGGACGCCGCCGGGCACCTACCGGATCAGGTACTTCGGTGACGCCCGGGGCCTGGGCGGTGCGGTCACCCCGTTCACCGGCACCAGTCCCGGGTTCGTCATCCAGTGA